One genomic window of Solanum dulcamara chromosome 10, daSolDulc1.2, whole genome shotgun sequence includes the following:
- the LOC129869707 gene encoding uncharacterized protein LOC129869707 codes for MRLDQMNEMDKFCLNAYKSASLYKEQMKLYHDRHIEQRKFNIGDKVLLFNSKRGLFPGKLQSKWSGPFTITHVFSHGEIDLEAQYVHRFKVNGQQVKLYLGSPKEVKIVEELHLDEF; via the coding sequence ATGAGGCTAGATCAAATGAATGAGATGGATAAGTTTTGCTTGAATGCGTATAAGAGTGCTTCTCTTTACAAAGAGCAGATGAAATtgtatcatgataggcatattgaGCAACGCAAATTTAACATTGGGGATAAAGTGTTGCTATTTAATTCCAAGCGGGGGTTATTTCCAGGCAAGCTACAGTCAAAGTGGTCTGGACCTTTCACCATTACACATGTATTCTCTCATGGTGAAATCGATCTTGAAGCTCAATATGTTCATAGGTTCAAAGTGAATGGGCAGCAGGTGAAACTGTATTTGGGATCTCCTAAAGAAGTGAAAATTGTCGAAGAGCTCCATCTTGATGAATTTTGA